The following coding sequences lie in one Chelmon rostratus isolate fCheRos1 chromosome 2, fCheRos1.pri, whole genome shotgun sequence genomic window:
- the LOC121621833 gene encoding troponin I, slow skeletal muscle-like — MLKSLMVARAKEELEQELEEKEEQKAKYLEEKSPPLQTGGMSLAELQKLCEELHAKIDVVDEERYDIEAKVLHNNREIKDLNIKVLDLRGKFKRPNLRRVRVSADAILRSLLGSKHKVSLDLRANLKSVKKEDTEKEKTVEVSDWRKNVEAMSGMEGRKKMFDAAKGPSQ, encoded by the exons ATGCTGAAG AGCTTGATGGTCGCCAGGGccaaagaggagctggagcaagagctggaggaaaaagaggagcagaaggcAAAGTACCTGGAAGAAAAATCTCCTCCTTTACAGACCGGGGGCATGTCCTTAGCAGAGCTACAG AAGTTATGTGAAGAGCTGCATGCCAAAATCGATGTGGTGGACGAGGAGCGGTACGATATTGAAGCCAAAGTCTTGCACAACAACAGAGAG ATCAAAGACCTAAACATCAAGGTACTGGACCTGCGAGGGAAGTTTAAGAGACCCAACCTGAGGAGGGTTAGAGTCTCTGCTGACGCCATCCTGCGCTCACTGCTGGGCTCCAAGCACAAGGTCTCTTTGGACCTGCGAGCTAATCTTAAATCAGTCAAGAAGGAGGACACGGAGAAG GAGAAGACGGTGGAGGTGAGCGACTGGAGGAAGAATGTGGAGGCCATGTCGGGCATGGAGGGCCGCAAGAAGATGTTTGACGCGGCGAAGGGCCCCAGCCAGTAA